The Haloterrigena turkmenica DSM 5511 genome includes the window CCGTCGAACAGGTCGGCGTCGTCGGCGTCCCCGACGAGACCCGCGGGGAGATCATCAAGGCGGTCGTCCAGCCGGTCTCGGGGGAGACGGGGTCGGACGAACTGCGAAGCGAGATTCGCAATCGCGTCCGCGAGAAGCTAGCCGAGTACGAGTATCCGCGCGAAATCGAGTTCGTCGACGAACTGCCGACCACGACGACCGGCAAAATCCGGCGAACGGAACTGGTCTGAGTCGGCGAGCGGGCGGCGTCGGATAGCGCTCGAGGACGTGTGGCCTCGAGCGACCGGGCGCTACTCGAGACAGACGGCGTTACTCGCTGTCGGGCGAGTAGTTGGGTGCCTCGTCGGTGATGACGACGTCGTGGGCGTGGCTCTCGGCCTGACCGGCCGAGGAGACGCGGACGAACTCGCTACGCTGCTTGAACTCGGGAATCGTTTCCGCACCGACATAGCCCATGCCCGACTGCATTCCGCCGGCGAGCTGGTGGAGTTCGGACTTGAGCGTGCCCTTGTACGGCGTCGCGGCCTCGACACCCTCGGGGACGTACTCGTCTTCCTCGTCGGGTTCGTCCTTCAGATAGCGGTCGCTGTCGCCGGACTTCATCGCGCCGACCGATCCCATGCCGCGGTACTGCTTGTACTTCTTGCCGTTCATCGTGACCACGCGGCCGGGCGCCTCGTCGGTGCCGGCGAAGTAGGAACCGAGCATGACCGCGTCCGCGCCGGCGGCGACCGCCTTGATCGCGTCGCCGGAGTACCGGATGCCGCCGTCGGCGATCACGGGGACGTCGTTCTGGCTCGCGACGTCGGCTACCTGGGAGACCGCCGTGATCTGGGGCATGCCGGCGCCGGAGACGACGCGGGTCGTACAGATCGAGCCCGGGCCGATACCGACCTTGAGTCCGTCCGCGAAGTCGACGAGGTCCTCGGCCGCCTCTCGAGTGCCGATGTTGCCGACGACGACGTCCGCATCGACGGACTCCTTGATTTCGCGAGCGCCCTCGACGACGTTCATGTTGTGGGCGTGTGCGGTGTCGATGAAGAGGATGTCCGCGCCAGCCTCGTCGGCGGCCTCGGCTCGGTTCTGCTCGAACGGACTGACGGCGACGCCGCAGCGGAGGCGACCGTCCTCGTCGCGGACGGCCTCCTGGTACTCGCGGCGCTGGAGGATGCCCTGCATCGTGACGAGTCCGACCAGGAGGTTCTCGTCGTCGACGACCGGGACGCGCTCGATCTTGTGCTCGTACATCAGGTCGAACGCGTCGCGGGCGTCGATGTCCTCGTGGGCCGTGATGACCTCGTCGGTCATCGCTTCGGTCACGGGGTCGTCCTCGTTGACCTCGAGGTGGGGCCGGATGTCCGTACTCGAGATGATCCCTAGAACTTCGCCGTTAGTGTTGACGACCGGCGCGCCGCCGACGCCCTGGCGGGCCATCCGTTCGTCGACTTCCCGAACCGTCATCTCGGGATCGGCGGTGACGACCTCGTCGAGAGGGATGATGAGTTCGTCGGCGCTCTTGACGCGCTCGATCTCCTCGACCATCTCGTCGATGTTCATGTTCCGGTGGAGCACGCCGAGACCGCCGTGGCGGGCCATCGCGATGGCCATGCCGCTCTCGGTGACGGTGTCCATCGCGGCCGAGAGGATCGGGACCGACACCTCCACGTTCTTCGAGACGCGCGAGGTGAGGTCGGCGTCGTCGGGTTCGACGCGGCTTTCCTTCGGCCGAAGGAGTACGTCATCGAACGTCAGCGCCTCTGGTACGTCCAGTTTTGCAGAATAGGGCTCGTGCTCAGGAATGTCGTTCGCCATGTAAATCGTCCGGCCCCGTCGCGGAAAAACGTTGCGAGTTAGCGTCGGATGAGAAGGGGTACCGGGGCTCTCGAGGGCGGACGCGGTCGACGCGGTCGATTACGGGCTGGTGCGGTTCCAGCTTGCCCGTCGCTCGGTAGCCGACCGCACTCGAGGTGAGGTCGGTCATCCGAACGGCGACCGAAGGTCGTCACCCCGGTCCGCAACGATGTACATCTTCGCCCGCATCTGGTTTCCAGTGTCCGGAATACGGCGGGTTGTGGGACCATGTCCCACACAACGTTTATTGAGAGTCCAGTCATCCATTCGGGTATGATCGCTGTGAGTTTCAGTGCACCCCGAACCGCTGGTCGGACGAGCGTCGAGAGCGACGCCGCCAAATTCCAGTTCGGGAACTTTACACAGAAACTCACAGCGCGAGGCCGCGGTCCGAACCCCACGAATTGGTGGCTCGCCCACCAGTCCGTCCGGGATCGTCCACCCTATTACCCACCGGCCTCGGGTCATGGCCACCAGCCCTGACC containing:
- the guaB gene encoding IMP dehydrogenase — protein: MANDIPEHEPYSAKLDVPEALTFDDVLLRPKESRVEPDDADLTSRVSKNVEVSVPILSAAMDTVTESGMAIAMARHGGLGVLHRNMNIDEMVEEIERVKSADELIIPLDEVVTADPEMTVREVDERMARQGVGGAPVVNTNGEVLGIISSTDIRPHLEVNEDDPVTEAMTDEVITAHEDIDARDAFDLMYEHKIERVPVVDDENLLVGLVTMQGILQRREYQEAVRDEDGRLRCGVAVSPFEQNRAEAADEAGADILFIDTAHAHNMNVVEGAREIKESVDADVVVGNIGTREAAEDLVDFADGLKVGIGPGSICTTRVVSGAGMPQITAVSQVADVASQNDVPVIADGGIRYSGDAIKAVAAGADAVMLGSYFAGTDEAPGRVVTMNGKKYKQYRGMGSVGAMKSGDSDRYLKDEPDEEDEYVPEGVEAATPYKGTLKSELHQLAGGMQSGMGYVGAETIPEFKQRSEFVRVSSAGQAESHAHDVVITDEAPNYSPDSE